A region of Hydrogenimonas cancrithermarum DNA encodes the following proteins:
- a CDS encoding HlyD family secretion protein, giving the protein MSKRLGSFIILGLILLFTYMGYDYLHYRSKNAVSDAAFIKSDNISMVGFKVGGKVIEMKKNENEAVRKGELLALIDPVDFITTKEKLIHSIKSLEKSIEAMRLKKIRLEKSLELRRQIAGTDIEILNKEKASLRYTIEAAKTRLKKLDKDVERFEKMLEQKLIASTDYESVKTNRDALADEIEAMEKKYEVLSANRSKVQKAYQLSIVDIHRIKEIEKQIEAQVEQLKAQTKSLEAIENKIGYTKLYAPFDGIVAKKLFDAPHVVEKGSPVYAIADLKTLYCEVLLSEKKLHGVEPGNDVTIKVDAVKGKEYHGKVESIAPTSASTFSLVPRDIASGEFTKLDQRFVVRITLDTIEGLRAGMGATVAIERN; this is encoded by the coding sequence ATGTCAAAACGTCTCGGTAGCTTCATCATTCTGGGCCTGATTCTCCTTTTTACCTATATGGGATACGATTATCTCCATTACCGCTCGAAAAATGCCGTCAGCGATGCGGCATTTATCAAAAGCGACAACATCTCGATGGTAGGCTTCAAAGTGGGAGGCAAAGTGATCGAGATGAAAAAGAACGAGAACGAAGCGGTACGAAAAGGTGAACTTCTCGCCCTTATCGATCCTGTCGATTTCATTACGACGAAAGAGAAACTGATCCACTCGATCAAAAGCCTGGAAAAGTCGATCGAAGCGATGCGCCTCAAAAAAATCAGACTGGAAAAGAGCCTCGAGCTTCGACGCCAGATCGCAGGAACCGACATCGAGATACTAAATAAAGAGAAAGCCTCTCTTCGTTACACCATCGAAGCTGCCAAAACCCGGCTGAAAAAACTGGACAAGGATGTCGAACGTTTCGAAAAGATGCTGGAGCAGAAGCTTATCGCTTCGACCGATTACGAGAGTGTCAAAACGAACCGTGACGCACTCGCCGACGAGATCGAAGCGATGGAAAAAAAGTATGAGGTTTTGAGTGCCAACCGGTCGAAAGTTCAAAAGGCCTACCAACTCTCCATCGTCGATATTCACCGGATCAAAGAGATCGAAAAGCAGATCGAAGCGCAGGTGGAACAGCTCAAAGCCCAGACAAAATCGCTCGAAGCCATCGAAAACAAGATCGGTTATACAAAACTTTATGCCCCTTTCGACGGCATCGTCGCGAAGAAGCTGTTCGACGCGCCACACGTTGTCGAAAAAGGTTCTCCTGTCTATGCCATTGCCGATTTGAAGACACTTTATTGTGAAGTGCTTCTTTCCGAGAAAAAACTACATGGCGTCGAACCGGGCAACGATGTGACGATCAAAGTGGATGCGGTTAAAGGTAAAGAGTATCACGGCAAAGTGGAGTCGATCGCCCCGACATCCGCTTCGACCTTCAGTCTTGTCCCACGCGATATCGCCAGCGGAGAATTCACCAAACTCGACCAGCGCTTCGTCGTACGTATCACACTGGATACGATCGAGGGATTGCGCGCAGGCATGGGAGCCACCGTTGCTATCGAGAGGAATTGA
- a CDS encoding HlyD family secretion protein, translated as MERLKKYWLGIVAVLLLGVAAVMIYEKLNPKQVPSNLVEGVGRIDGDLVDLNVKYPGRLEQVAVEDGMPIKKGDIVARLKSLEYEAKLAQVTAQLRAKQKELNAKKTELNIAKKTIPLALRRADSARKTRRAQLQELEKSIEAQKRVVEQDDRDYERTKNLYEKRLIQKELLEKAALKRDTDRDRLAALGHKREQLRAAIEIAEADFAEAKAAQRKIDALEEGIEALREGVQAMKDARGEVEAVLEEMTIRSPIDGFVVEKIANAGEVLGAGMPVASLIDPHSLYLKIFVDTIQNGKIKIGDKAVIFLDSWPDRPIEAKVVRIAQNAEFTPKEVSVRSDRIQRVYALHLKPLKVDPLLKLGLPAIGVVSLDGKGLPKSLRELPPL; from the coding sequence ATGGAACGGCTGAAGAAGTATTGGCTCGGGATCGTAGCGGTACTGCTGCTTGGCGTGGCAGCCGTGATGATCTACGAAAAACTGAATCCCAAACAAGTGCCTTCGAATCTGGTAGAGGGTGTCGGCCGCATCGACGGCGATCTTGTCGACCTCAATGTAAAATACCCCGGGCGGCTCGAGCAAGTAGCCGTCGAAGACGGCATGCCCATCAAAAAGGGCGATATTGTCGCCAGACTCAAAAGCTTGGAGTATGAAGCGAAGCTGGCACAGGTGACGGCACAGCTTCGGGCGAAGCAAAAGGAACTGAATGCGAAAAAGACGGAACTGAACATCGCGAAAAAGACGATTCCTCTCGCACTCAGACGGGCCGATTCGGCACGAAAAACCCGCAGAGCGCAGCTCCAAGAGCTCGAAAAGAGTATCGAAGCACAAAAAAGAGTCGTAGAGCAGGATGATCGCGACTACGAGCGAACGAAAAATCTCTATGAAAAACGACTGATCCAAAAAGAGCTTCTCGAGAAAGCGGCATTGAAAAGGGATACCGACAGAGACAGACTCGCCGCACTCGGGCATAAAAGAGAACAGCTCCGTGCCGCCATCGAAATCGCCGAAGCGGACTTTGCGGAAGCGAAGGCCGCACAGCGAAAGATCGACGCACTCGAAGAGGGGATAGAAGCGCTGAGGGAGGGGGTACAGGCGATGAAAGATGCACGCGGCGAAGTCGAAGCCGTGCTCGAGGAGATGACGATTCGCTCTCCGATCGACGGTTTTGTCGTAGAGAAGATCGCCAATGCAGGTGAAGTGCTCGGCGCCGGCATGCCTGTCGCATCGCTGATCGATCCCCACTCTCTCTATCTCAAAATCTTTGTCGATACGATTCAAAACGGCAAGATAAAAATCGGAGACAAAGCGGTCATTTTCCTCGATTCCTGGCCCGACCGGCCGATCGAAGCGAAGGTGGTACGCATCGCACAGAATGCCGAGTTCACCCCCAAAGAGGTGAGTGTACGCAGCGACCGCATTCAGCGTGTTTATGCCCTCCATCTCAAACCTTTGAAGGTCGATCCACTTCTGAAACTCGGCCTTCCCGCCATCGGAGTCGTTTCACTCGACGGCAAGGGCCTGCCAAAATCACTCCGTGAGCTGCCGCCCCTATGA
- a CDS encoding patatin-like phospholipase family protein — MKKISLVLGSGGARGYAHIGVIEELEKHGYEIVSISGASMGALIGGLYACGKLNAYKAWVLELDALDVASLLDISFSRGGIIEGEKVFGKLSKIIGRQRIEELPLKFTAVATDIVKQKEVWFQQGDLLEAIRASIAIPSVFTPVKMGKMVLVDGGALNPLPVAPTQSDLTDLTIAVNLYGEIPKPKLKTEATETARKNKIERVVKDLFTKAKEDKKFTMFDVLDKTFDTMQDALTRYRIGGYPPDIMIDISMHVCNTFDFHKAAEVIEAGRLATRERLKTVKESRWNG, encoded by the coding sequence ATGAAAAAAATTTCACTGGTGCTCGGCAGCGGCGGCGCACGCGGATATGCCCATATCGGGGTCATCGAAGAGCTCGAAAAGCATGGATACGAAATCGTCTCGATCAGCGGCGCATCGATGGGTGCGCTGATAGGGGGGCTCTATGCCTGCGGGAAGTTGAATGCGTATAAAGCGTGGGTACTCGAACTCGACGCACTCGATGTCGCTTCGCTACTGGATATCTCTTTCTCCCGCGGCGGGATCATCGAAGGGGAGAAAGTGTTCGGCAAACTCTCCAAGATCATCGGCCGGCAGCGTATCGAGGAACTACCTTTGAAATTTACCGCGGTTGCGACCGATATCGTGAAGCAGAAGGAGGTATGGTTTCAGCAAGGCGATCTGCTCGAGGCGATTCGTGCTTCCATCGCCATTCCTTCCGTCTTCACACCGGTCAAGATGGGAAAAATGGTTCTCGTCGACGGTGGTGCCCTGAACCCACTCCCCGTCGCGCCGACCCAGTCGGACCTGACCGATCTGACGATCGCGGTCAATCTGTACGGAGAGATTCCCAAACCGAAGCTGAAAACGGAAGCGACGGAGACAGCACGTAAAAACAAGATCGAGCGGGTCGTAAAAGATCTTTTTACAAAAGCGAAAGAAGATAAAAAATTTACGATGTTCGACGTTTTGGATAAGACGTTCGATACAATGCAGGATGCCTTGACGAGATACCGCATCGGTGGATATCCCCCCGACATCATGATCGACATCTCGATGCATGTGTGCAACACCTTCGATTTCCACAAAGCGGCCGAAGTGATCGAAGCGGGTCGTTTGGCGACGAGAGAGAGACTCAAAACAGTGAAGGAGAGTCGATGGAACGGCTGA
- a CDS encoding TolC family protein, whose product MRRFSLLLLPALIYAQTYQEIIHDVDNALALKSARQLQEAAKSMAEAAKGKNLPALDAQFSAAWLKDTPTVTFHIPGNPSLTAPMATKRNFTGSLKLSYPLFTGYAVTASIDKAKFEYEKATLEVLDLKRNLYLQATRLFGAVHAAEEVFNAKKEAKKAIDDAYNKAKGLYDNGMLPPADLYNIEAKRYAIEAEIIGAESRKDQLLNQLSYLLDHPVESVEFSSNRSEKFDRHEILTAALRNREDIAALQRALKIDKSVETLAKSRYYPTVGLAAELKRRGDTPELNGDGFTNPDQSYVGAALSWNLFNGFADKKSYEAARYKTLAQTTALNDYKNRVKTELENAFLELAALQSKLLSAKMEVKAQKEYYKLTKGRFENQLASADELSRAIADLSAARAKASAIESQIFTQQATIWLMAGVQVFEKTFLPNDTRK is encoded by the coding sequence ATGAGACGCTTTTCTTTACTGCTGTTGCCTGCGCTGATCTATGCACAAACCTATCAGGAGATCATTCACGATGTGGACAACGCGCTCGCACTCAAAAGTGCCCGGCAGCTCCAGGAAGCCGCAAAGTCGATGGCAGAAGCGGCGAAAGGAAAAAATCTGCCGGCTCTCGATGCGCAATTCAGCGCCGCATGGCTAAAAGATACGCCGACGGTGACGTTTCATATACCGGGCAACCCGTCGCTGACCGCACCGATGGCGACCAAACGAAACTTCACGGGATCGCTGAAACTCTCCTACCCTCTCTTCACCGGTTATGCCGTCACCGCATCCATCGACAAAGCAAAGTTCGAGTATGAAAAAGCGACGCTCGAAGTGCTCGATCTCAAGCGCAACCTCTATCTGCAGGCGACGCGGCTTTTCGGTGCAGTACACGCCGCCGAAGAGGTATTCAATGCCAAAAAAGAGGCGAAAAAGGCGATCGACGATGCCTACAACAAGGCAAAAGGGCTCTATGACAACGGCATGCTTCCGCCGGCCGACCTCTACAACATCGAAGCGAAACGCTATGCCATCGAGGCCGAGATCATCGGAGCCGAAAGCCGAAAAGATCAGCTCCTCAACCAGCTCTCTTATCTCCTCGACCATCCCGTCGAATCGGTTGAATTTTCTTCAAACAGATCAGAAAAATTCGACAGACACGAGATTCTTACTGCCGCTTTGCGGAACCGGGAGGATATCGCAGCCCTGCAGCGCGCATTGAAGATCGACAAAAGTGTCGAAACCCTTGCCAAAAGCCGCTACTACCCTACCGTCGGCCTGGCGGCGGAACTCAAGCGCAGAGGCGACACTCCCGAACTGAACGGCGACGGCTTCACCAACCCCGACCAGAGCTATGTCGGTGCGGCCCTTTCGTGGAACCTCTTCAACGGTTTCGCCGACAAAAAAAGTTACGAAGCGGCCCGTTACAAAACCCTGGCGCAGACCACCGCACTGAACGACTACAAAAATCGTGTCAAAACCGAACTGGAAAACGCATTTTTGGAGCTGGCCGCCCTGCAGTCGAAGCTGCTGAGTGCAAAAATGGAGGTCAAAGCGCAGAAGGAGTATTATAAGCTCACGAAAGGACGCTTCGAAAACCAGCTTGCCAGCGCCGACGAACTGAGCCGCGCCATTGCCGACCTCTCCGCCGCTCGTGCCAAAGCCTCGGCTATAGAGAGCCAAATATTCACCCAGCAGGCAACGATCTGGCTGATGGCGGGAGTGCAGGTCTTCGAAAAGACTTTTCTCCCAAACGACACGAGAAAATAG
- a CDS encoding DHA2 family efflux MFS transporter permease subunit, translating to MAMAAGDVTTPEGKKPWEITSKERAIFSIIVMAGAFMAILDTTVVDVIVPKLTGPLASDMYGVQWIITSYMVAAAIALLITEYLIKRFGAKAVFLSGIALFTAASLMCGLSSTLEEIIIFRVIQGVGEALIMVTSHIMIFSYFPPEKQGLAMGLYGLGVSFAPALGPTIGGYLTEYYNWRMVFFINVPVGLLLVISGIVYLPKESFFQKLKFNFISFLLLSFATVSLLIMLSRGQQMGWFNSSLIGLLLLFSIIGFLLYALSELWSKYKLIDFSLFKNSAFANGMMIYFFILGFSMYQYFYLLPVYYEHIKMLPTLDAGIAVFAFAIFIGLFSPLAGILSDKIGAKRTVFIASIFYVVTSITFLPSLNYYTPLSQAMLLTIPFGIGMGLFFAPVTVMVLQNAPAHKGELAIVLMDYFRFVGGSFGTALATNNMEYFKNLHFLRMEELQNIEYLRHYLTSIQEQLGISMDQIKAIFINYETFMSYNYGFYNTFMHAGYWGILGSVFVLLLFVKIKPAKEKK from the coding sequence ATGGCAATGGCTGCTGGAGACGTCACGACACCCGAAGGCAAAAAACCTTGGGAGATTACGTCGAAAGAGCGTGCCATCTTCAGCATCATCGTCATGGCAGGCGCATTCATGGCGATTTTGGACACAACCGTCGTGGATGTGATCGTTCCCAAGCTGACCGGTCCCCTGGCAAGCGACATGTACGGCGTACAGTGGATCATCACCAGCTATATGGTAGCCGCAGCCATTGCGCTGCTCATTACCGAATATCTGATCAAACGCTTTGGGGCGAAAGCGGTTTTTCTTTCGGGTATCGCACTCTTTACAGCGGCGTCACTGATGTGCGGCCTCTCTTCGACACTGGAGGAGATCATCATTTTCCGCGTCATCCAAGGAGTCGGAGAAGCGCTCATCATGGTCACCAGCCATATCATGATCTTCAGCTACTTCCCGCCTGAAAAGCAAGGCTTGGCGATGGGCCTCTACGGTCTGGGCGTCAGTTTCGCACCTGCCCTTGGCCCAACCATCGGCGGCTATCTGACCGAGTACTACAACTGGCGGATGGTCTTTTTCATCAACGTACCCGTAGGACTGTTGCTCGTAATTTCGGGGATCGTCTACCTTCCGAAAGAGAGTTTTTTCCAAAAACTGAAGTTCAACTTCATCAGTTTCCTGCTTTTGTCGTTCGCGACAGTCTCGCTGCTGATCATGCTCAGCCGCGGCCAGCAGATGGGGTGGTTCAACAGTTCGCTGATCGGTTTGTTGCTGCTTTTCAGCATCATCGGATTTCTTCTTTATGCGCTCAGCGAACTCTGGTCGAAGTACAAACTCATCGATTTTTCGCTTTTCAAAAACTCCGCGTTCGCCAACGGCATGATGATCTACTTCTTCATCCTCGGTTTTTCGATGTACCAATACTTCTACCTTCTGCCCGTCTACTACGAACATATCAAGATGCTGCCGACACTCGATGCAGGTATCGCCGTCTTCGCGTTCGCCATCTTCATCGGCCTCTTCTCCCCACTCGCAGGTATATTGTCTGACAAGATCGGGGCGAAGCGCACGGTCTTTATCGCTTCGATCTTCTACGTCGTCACCTCCATCACCTTTCTGCCGTCGCTCAACTACTATACGCCGCTTTCGCAGGCGATGCTTCTGACGATCCCCTTCGGTATCGGAATGGGCCTCTTTTTCGCTCCCGTGACGGTGATGGTACTCCAAAACGCCCCGGCGCACAAAGGGGAGCTCGCGATCGTACTGATGGACTACTTCCGATTCGTTGGCGGAAGTTTCGGTACCGCACTCGCGACGAACAACATGGAATACTTCAAAAACCTCCACTTTCTTCGGATGGAGGAGCTGCAAAATATCGAATATCTCAGGCATTATCTGACATCGATACAGGAACAGCTGGGGATTTCGATGGATCAGATCAAGGCGATCTTCATTAACTATGAGACTTTCATGAGTTACAACTACGGTTTTTACAATACATTCATGCACGCTGGATACTGGGGCATTCTCGGTTCCGTTTTCGTATTGCTTCTCTTTGTTAAAATAAAACCTGCGAAGGAGAAAAAATGA
- a CDS encoding TetR/AcrR family transcriptional regulator, producing the protein MDGAVVKEIIKQKVLETKKNLVLEEISKIFESEGFSSVKMQEIANRLGISVGALYKLFSSKEEMYYAYIEYQIHRFHTLLLQKCSTSSDPKTCLQRYVELKFEVFASKRKALEDPVVGDPLFFVKMNTQKNDPAKPIFGFLADLFQRLDSVEPLKEKNYMKLAYLFNAFTMGYVEYWIHYGEKLDENAARVLEAFLEGMKA; encoded by the coding sequence ATGGATGGAGCAGTCGTGAAAGAGATTATCAAACAGAAAGTCCTGGAGACCAAAAAAAATCTGGTACTCGAAGAGATTTCCAAAATATTCGAGAGTGAAGGGTTCTCTTCAGTCAAAATGCAGGAGATCGCCAATAGGCTGGGAATATCGGTAGGCGCGCTCTACAAACTTTTCTCATCGAAAGAGGAGATGTACTATGCCTATATCGAATACCAGATCCATCGGTTCCATACGCTTCTGCTCCAGAAATGCTCTACATCATCGGATCCGAAAACATGTTTACAGCGTTACGTCGAGTTGAAGTTCGAAGTGTTCGCATCCAAACGCAAGGCTCTCGAAGACCCTGTTGTCGGAGACCCGCTCTTCTTCGTCAAGATGAACACCCAAAAAAACGACCCCGCCAAGCCGATCTTCGGATTTCTCGCCGATCTTTTTCAGCGGCTCGACAGCGTCGAACCACTCAAAGAGAAAAACTACATGAAACTCGCCTATCTGTTCAATGCCTTCACGATGGGATATGTCGAATACTGGATCCATTACGGTGAAAAGCTCGACGAGAATGCGGCAAGGGTACTCGAAGCGTTTCTGGAGGGGATGAAAGCATGA